The Pochonia chlamydosporia 170 chromosome 1, whole genome shotgun sequence genome window below encodes:
- a CDS encoding 3' exoribonuclease family protein (Rrp42) (similar to Metarhizium acridum CQMa 102 XP_007809877.1): MAAQQTLLSPAELAYLHTSLSLTPPIRPDGRSSTQFRPLAAETGILPGTNGSARVCFSDGTEAIVGVKAEIEKTPGVRDADDQDGKLSAIANAAVDDPKSGARGDWLEMTIEIPGQRDDEASTVFLAEMLREALLADGEFAKKLWINRRFHWRLYLDVLLISPPLSYPLPLLSLTSHLALLATRLPRLKSEGDEDPMFDDDWETSTYLYPRGEGIPGSRPPVTLLVICVGDNVIFDPSKEELAVAETALAVSIAEVRKGKEEGGMDVDSKRELRLLSMRTVDPPSRLTPPGVPNSLNVATNGAAAGSATKQQNAERHQPVQGVWKAPLGGTRFTVMNSIIETVLEKGGVADDVLDGLEGVDLA, translated from the exons atggccgctCAACAAACTCTCCTCTCACCCGCCGAACTCGCATACCTTCACACCTCACTCTCACTTACCCCACCAATCCGTCCCGATGGCCGTTCCTCGACACAATTCCGCCCATTGGCCGCAGAGACGGGTATCTTGCCCGGCACGAATGGCAGTGCCCGCGTCTGCTTTTCAGACGGAACAGAAGCCATTGTTGGTGTGAAGGCGGAAATTGAGAAGACGCCCGGAGTACGAGATGCCGACGATCAGGACGGAAAGCTGAGCGCCATTGCGAATGCGGCAGTTGATGATCCCAAGTCAGGCGCACGGGGGGATTGGCTAGAGATGACGATTGAGATACCCGGCCAgagagatgatgaggcgTCGACTGTGTTTTTGGCGGAGATGCTGAGAGAGGCGTTGCTTGCGGATGGGGAGTTTGCGAAGAAGTTGTGGATTAATAGGCGGTTTCACTGGAGGTTGTATCTTGAT GTTCTACTGATATCGCCGCCTCTGTCATATCCGCTTCCTCTGCTATCGTTGACGTCTCACCTTGCACTTCTTGCGACACGGCTGCCACGGCTGAAGTCGGAGGGTGATGAGGATCCCATGTTCGACGATGACTGGGAAACATCGACCTACTTGTATCCTCGTGGGGAGGGCATCCCTGGCTCTCGACCTCCGGTTACGCTGCTGGTTATATGCGTAGGCGACAATGTCATCTTCGACCCTTCAAAGGAGGAGCTGGCAGTTGCAGAGACGGCATTGGCCGTGTCGATAGCAGAAGTCAGAAAGgggaaggaggagggaggaATGGATGTCGATTCAAAACGGGAATTAAGACTGTTATCCATGAGGACCGTCGACCCTCCGTCGAGATTAACACCACCTGGTGTTCCGAATTCGTTAAATGTTGCTACGAATGGAGCGGCGGCTGGTTCTGCTACGAAGCAGCAGAACGCGGAGAGACACCAGCCCGTGCAAGGTGTGTGGAAAGCGCCGTTGGGCGGGACCAGGTTCACCGTCATGAATAGCATTATAGAAACTGTCCTTGAGAAGGGTGGTGTTGCGGATGACGTTTTGGATGGGCTCGAGGGCGTTGATTTGGCATAG
- a CDS encoding cytochrome c domain-containing protein (similar to Metarhizium robertsii ARSEF 23 XP_007818841.1) encodes MLVRMGSFIFIYPVSGSAFGDTALLIALRCVPFSGNTPYDLEGTCADRHTLGDAKKGANLFKTRCAQCHTVEKDGGNKIGPALHGLFGRKTGSVEGYSYTDANKQKGITWDDDTLFAYLENPKKYIPGTKMAFGGLKKEKDRKDLIAFLKDSTA; translated from the exons ATGCTCGTGAGGATgggcagcttcatctttatTTATCCCGTCTCCGGCTCCGCATTTGGCGACACGGCTCTACTGATAGCCCTTAGATGCGTCCCTTTTTCGGGCAACACACCATACGACTTGGAAGGAACATGCGCTGATAGACATACTCTAGGTGACGCTAAGAAGGGTGCCAACCTCTTCAAGACTCGTTGTGCTCAGTGCCACACCGTCGAGAAGGACGGCGGTAACAAGATTGGTCCCGCTCTGCATGGCCTTTTCGGCCGCAAGACCGGTTCCGTAGAGGGCTACTCCTACACCGATGCCAACAAGCAGAAGGGCATCACCTGGGATGACGACACCCTCTTCGCTTACCTTGAGAACCCCAAGAAGTACATCCCCGGCACCAAGATGGCTTTCGGTGGtctcaagaaggagaaggacaggAAGGATCTGATTGC CTTCCTGAAGGACTCTACTGCTTAA
- a CDS encoding ribosome biogenesis ATPase RIX7 (similar to Cordyceps militaris CM01 XP_006667668.1): MPPGMVRPRVNLRSRIERDVYTVLKQLETANGSSPFKTVTAAYDAIQRSNSSLRRQKKRPLEDAIDRVLLFRKQEVEDSSDSEAAIEEAEPTKPEDERFLLNRQMTKLWQQEPPSSKTESMEPSPAKKRRIQTEPEDTPGQTSAVETVVNGNISEGPSNAQKQEKQQTKKIQKPSRFTVEHVDEEVPLGGLGEIYGDLLEHGCRLLRFATYYEENGWDRTTGILLSGPCGMGKRSLVKNVASMLGVPLVSLNGCLEDPERMERSMAEAFDAAIAQAPSIVFVGEIDQYMSKPGSSNHNEHHSRAVRLFTQQMQRLKHRRGEDGYVLAMATTSKIADVDQGVLKTGLFEITKQLKIPDYEARRDILATVTKRKTLAEDVDVDEIARITHGFVAAELVLITKLATELAAKCISEDAESTDVRMSEMKTAILSGNRDFFSAMRPRIRPLAPVSMENFKSAIKDFTPSLRKEGFTVIPNVTWDQVGALDKARKQLHMSIIGPIKRPEVYKEFGLKQTAGILLWGPPGCGKTLVAQAIANEAKASFILINGPELLNKYVGESERAVRELFQRARSSTPCILFFDEIDSIVPPRANSSTDSGARVVNALLTELDGAQDRTGVYVIGTTNRPEMIDEAILRPGRLGVQLFIDLPTPSERVDILRAIYRTRHENPSPTAMEGLASIAQDNRCKNFSGADLSGLHAKAAESALERWMQDETSSKEMIDADWEFALANTKSSVRDPESYRGRDMIL; this comes from the coding sequence CTGGAAACAGCAAATGGCAGTAGTCCATTCAAAACAGTCACAGCAGCGTACGATGCAATCCAAAGATCCAATTCCAGCCTTAGGAGACAAAAGAAGAGGCCACTGGAGGATGCCATAGACCGCGTGCTCTTATTCAGAAAACAGGAAGTTGAGGACTCGAGCGATTCTGAAGCAGCGATTGAGGAGGCCGAGCCCACCAAGCCGGAAGACGAGAGATTTCTCTTAAATCGACAGATGACGAAActttggcagcaagaaccaCCATCTAGCAAGACTGAGTCCATGGAGCCATCACCCGCCAAAAAGCGGCGGATCCAAACTGAGCCTGAGGATACGCCTGGTCAAACTAGTGCTGTCGAAACAGTTGTTAATGGCAACATTTCCGAAGGTCCTTCCAATGCACAGAAACAAGAGAAACAGCAAACCAAGAAAATCCAGAAACCCAGCCGGTTTACGGTCGAGCATGTGGATGAAGAGGTACCGCTGGGTGGTCTTGGGGAGATATATGGCGATCTCTTAGAGCACGGCTGCAGACTATTACGATTTGCCACCTACTACGAGGAAAACGGATGGGATAGAACAACCGGTATTCTTTTGTCAGGCCCTTGTGGCATGGGAAAGCGATCACTAGTAAAGAATGTGGCATCAATGCTCGGTGTTCCACTAGTGTCACTAAACGGATGCCTCGAAGACCCtgaaagaatggaaagaAGCATGGCCGAAGCCTTTGACGCAGCCATAGCCCAAGCACCCAGCATCGTATTTGTCGGCGAAATCGACCAGTACATGTCCAAACCTGGCTCGTCCAACCACAACGAACACCACTCAAGGGCGGTTCGTCTCTTCAcgcagcaaatgcagcgtTTAAAACACCggcgaggagaagatggataCGTCCTCGCTATGGCTACAACCTCTAAAATTGCAGATGTCGACCAAGGAGTTTTGAAAACAGGCTTATTCGAAATAACCAAACAACTCAAGATCCCAGATTACGAAGCAAGACGAGACATTCTCGCAACAgtaacaaaaagaaagaccCTTGCGGAAGACGTTGACGTGGATGAGATTGCGCGGATAACACACGGCTTCGTGGCAGCTGAACTGGTTCTCATTACCAAATTGGCAACAGAACTAGCCGCCAAATGTATCAGCGAAGACGCTGAATCCACCGACGTTCGCATGTCAGAAATGAAAACCGCCATCCTCTCCGGAAACCGAGACTTCTTTTCTGCCATGAGACCTCGCATACGTCCCCTGGCACCGGTATCAATGGAAAATTTCAAATCCGCCATCAAAGATTTCACCCCTTCCCTGCGCAAAGAAGGCTTCACCGTCATCCCCAACGTCACCTGGGATCAAGTCGGCGCGCTCGATAAGGCTCGCAAGCAACTACACATGTCTATCATCGGCCCCATCAAACGCCCGGAAGTGTACAAAGAATTCGGCCTCAAGCAAACTGCCGGCATTCTTCTCTGGGGTCCCCCAGGCTGTGGCAAAACCCTTGTCGCCcaagccatcgccaacgaagccaaagcaagCTTCATCCTAATCAACGGGCCAGAACTCCTAAACAAGTACGTGGGAGAGTCTGAGCGGGCAGTACGAGAACTCTTCCAGCGTGCGCGCTCCTCAACACCCTGtatcctcttcttcgacgaAATCGACTCCATCGTGCCCCCTCGAGCAAACTCCTCAACCGACTCCGGCGCACGTGTAGTCAACGCACTGCTCACTGAACTCGATGGCGCGCAGGACCGAACAGGCGTCTACGTAATCGGCACCACGAACCGCCCCGAAATGATCGACGAGGCTATTCTCCGTCCCGGCCGTCTCGGCGTCCAACTCTTCATTGATCTTCCCACCCCATCAGAGCGCGTCGATATCCTTCGCGCCATCTACAGAACTCGACATGAGAACCCTTCCCCAACTGCAATGGAGGGTCTCGCATCCATAGCCCAAGATAACCGTTGTAAGAACTTTAGCGGCGCCGATTTAAGTGGTTTACATGCAAAAGCGGCAGAGAGTGCATTGGAGAGGTGGATGCAGGACGAGACGTCTAGCAAGGAAATGATTGACGCGGACTGGGAGTTTGCGCTGGCGAATACAAAGTCCAGTGTGAGGGATCCAGAGTCTTATAGAGGGAGGGATATGATTCTGTGA